In Candidatus Nealsonbacteria bacterium DGGOD1a, one DNA window encodes the following:
- a CDS encoding type II toxin-antitoxin system HicA family toxin, with translation MLNPVSGRILIKKFKKLGFEGPLSGGKHRFMKKGTLKVSIPSPHGSDAIGVPLLKEILKQAEISYDDWNNV, from the coding sequence ATGCTTAATCCCGTTTCTGGCCGAATTTTGATAAAAAAGTTCAAGAAATTGGGATTTGAAGGCCCGCTAAGCGGAGGAAAGCATCGCTTTATGAAAAAAGGAACTTTGAAAGTCAGTATTCCGTCGCCGCACGGAAGCGATGCTATCGGCGTGCCGTTACTTAAAGAAATTCTTAAACAAGCCGAAATCAGTTACGACGATTGGAATAATGTTTAG
- a CDS encoding type II toxin-antitoxin system HicB family antitoxin, translating to MITQYIESQFKKASYKILEDGTYFGEIPGLKGVWADGKTLEICRQGLQEVLEEWILLKLTDGDSIPGLTPSVKTKRVLTKQYA from the coding sequence ATGATTACCCAATACATAGAATCACAATTTAAAAAAGCTTCCTATAAGATTTTGGAAGATGGAACTTATTTTGGCGAAATTCCTGGCCTTAAAGGAGTTTGGGCGGATGGAAAAACATTGGAAATTTGCCGGCAGGGATTGCAAGAAGTGCTGGAAGAATGGATATTGTTGAAATTGACCGATGGCGATTCAATCCCCGGATTAACGCCGTCAGTTAAAACAAAGCGAGTTCTGACAAAACAATATGCTTAA
- a CDS encoding ComEC family competence protein, whose product MVVAQIFLYGCLAMLAGVGTASLVEVSPFLFWLAAAIAAVLFLAGLAAHNHKTAVVGIMITGFVFGFWRFESVWQSAQNNQLTEFNGKTTEIEGIIAGDPILSPASQQIVLKPGGINGKILVIANRYPEYRYGDRIKFIAALQEPQNFSDFDYRNYLAKDGVYSMARYPKIELISEGNGNLIYSGLFWIKHKLKEGIGQALPSPHNSLLIAILLGDQSGLAGCSTKELEADPDCAKLKEKLNIAGLRHLAAVSGTHITIMAGIIAPLLIALGWWRQKALRATLVFVWLFIAMIGFPASAVRAGIMGSLIIAAQIIGRPGDTLRIIVIAAAFMVMQNPPVLRFDIGFQLSFLAVLGMAYFAKPIERRVDFISKWARQPLATTLAAEIFTLPLLIYNFGYVPFYAPITNLLVEPMVFFITVYGFVMAIAAAINSALGWLLFFPIWLALSYLLGVAEFFSALPYAAINFQIDFIWLAVSYVFLAVVAWRAKENEKQDFLK is encoded by the coding sequence ATGGTTGTCGCCCAAATTTTTCTTTATGGGTGTTTGGCGATGCTGGCCGGGGTGGGAACGGCGTCGCTGGTTGAGGTTTCTCCTTTTTTGTTTTGGTTGGCCGCGGCGATCGCCGCGGTTTTGTTTTTGGCCGGGCTGGCGGCTCACAACCATAAAACCGCCGTTGTCGGAATAATGATCACGGGTTTCGTTTTTGGTTTTTGGCGGTTTGAAAGCGTTTGGCAATCCGCGCAGAATAACCAACTGACAGAGTTTAACGGCAAAACCACGGAGATCGAAGGCATCATTGCCGGCGATCCGATTTTGAGTCCGGCGAGCCAACAGATCGTTCTGAAGCCGGGCGGTATTAACGGAAAAATCTTGGTGATCGCCAACCGCTACCCGGAATATCGCTACGGCGACCGGATCAAATTTATTGCCGCGCTCCAAGAACCGCAAAATTTTTCCGATTTTGATTATAGAAATTATTTAGCCAAGGACGGAGTCTATTCCATGGCGCGCTATCCGAAAATAGAATTGATTTCCGAAGGCAACGGCAATTTGATTTATTCGGGATTGTTTTGGATTAAGCACAAGCTGAAAGAGGGGATTGGCCAGGCATTGCCGTCTCCGCATAACTCGCTTTTAATCGCGATTCTGCTGGGTGATCAAAGCGGTTTGGCCGGTTGCTCGACAAAAGAGCTTGAGGCGGATCCTGATTGCGCCAAGTTGAAAGAGAAGTTGAATATCGCGGGATTGCGGCACTTGGCCGCAGTTTCCGGAACCCATATTACGATAATGGCTGGAATTATCGCGCCGTTGTTGATTGCGTTGGGGTGGTGGCGTCAGAAAGCGCTTCGGGCCACTTTGGTTTTTGTTTGGCTGTTTATCGCGATGATCGGTTTTCCGGCCTCGGCGGTGCGAGCCGGGATCATGGGCAGCTTAATAATTGCCGCGCAAATCATTGGCCGGCCCGGCGATACATTGCGGATTATCGTTATTGCCGCCGCGTTTATGGTCATGCAAAATCCACCGGTCTTGCGTTTTGACATCGGCTTCCAATTATCGTTTTTGGCGGTGCTGGGAATGGCGTATTTCGCCAAACCGATAGAACGGCGCGTCGATTTTATTTCCAAATGGGCGCGCCAGCCGCTGGCGACAACTTTGGCGGCCGAAATTTTCACTTTACCGCTTTTGATTTACAATTTCGGCTATGTTCCGTTCTACGCTCCGATAACCAATTTATTGGTTGAGCCGATGGTTTTCTTTATTACTGTTTATGGGTTTGTCATGGCAATCGCGGCCGCGATCAATTCCGCGCTGGGGTGGTTGTTGTTTTTCCCGATATGGTTGGCGCTGTCGTATTTGTTGGGTGTCGCCGAATTTTTCAGCGCTTTGCCGTACGCGGCGATAAATTTTCAAATCGATTTTATTTGGCTGGCCGTTTCCTATGTTTTTTTGGCGGTTGTCGCTTGGCGCGCCAAAGAAAACGAAAAACAGGATTTTTTAAAATAA
- a CDS encoding anaerobic ribonucleoside-triphosphate reductase activating protein, which translates to MKICALQKTTLIDYPGKVAATVFLAGCNFRCPWCYSRELVLPELIAKQSEITQEELFVFLNGKKGLLEGVVLCGGEPTLNPDLPDLIKKIKDLGFKVKLDTNGSNPKMLKELIENKLIDYVAMDIKLPKNRYSLVFGAPMSPEVIEQSIFILKNSDIDFEFRTTCAPGIHTTDDLAQMAEWIGQKVSGRKPKYFLQNFRPERTIDPKFESLRPLPPEFFNEALELIKPFVPDCRVR; encoded by the coding sequence ATGAAAATTTGCGCTTTGCAGAAAACAACATTGATCGATTATCCAGGGAAGGTGGCGGCCACGGTGTTTTTGGCCGGATGTAATTTCCGGTGTCCGTGGTGCTATTCCAGGGAACTGGTGCTACCGGAATTGATCGCAAAGCAGTCGGAAATTACGCAGGAGGAATTGTTCGTTTTTTTAAACGGCAAGAAGGGGTTGCTGGAGGGCGTGGTGTTGTGCGGCGGCGAACCGACTTTGAATCCCGATTTGCCGGATTTGATTAAAAAGATAAAGGATTTGGGCTTTAAGGTTAAACTTGATACCAACGGATCGAATCCGAAAATGTTGAAGGAATTAATCGAAAATAAGCTGATCGACTATGTGGCAATGGATATCAAATTGCCGAAAAACCGCTATTCGCTGGTTTTTGGCGCGCCAATGTCGCCGGAGGTTATCGAGCAAAGCATTTTCATATTGAAAAACTCGGACATTGATTTTGAATTCCGCACCACTTGCGCGCCGGGCATTCACACGACCGATGATCTGGCGCAAATGGCCGAATGGATCGGCCAAAAAGTTTCCGGCCGGAAACCCAAGTATTTTTTGCAGAATTTCCGGCCTGAGCGCACGATCGATCCGAAATTCGAGAGTCTGCGGCCGTTGCCGCCGGAATTTTTCAATGAGGCGCTGGAATTGATAAAGCCGTTTGTGCCGGATTGCCGGGTGCGATAA
- a CDS encoding nucleotidyl transferase AbiEii/AbiGii toxin family protein, whose protein sequence is MLNIAAHKDVLLQVLRDIYSDETVGPFLGFKGGTAAYLFYGLDRFSVDLDFDLLDVGEKEYVFGRIKEIIQKYGVVKDSRIKRFNLFFLLSYRDKQKSAQNVKIEINHRCFDSRYEVKSYMGIPMKVAIQEDMFACKLVAMYDRLGRTNRDIFDVWFFKKNMWPINKEIVEKKSKMTYGDLLEKSIAKLEKFNNKNILDGLGELLNNKQKDWVRSNLLKDVIFYLKLMANEGKI, encoded by the coding sequence ATGCTTAATATCGCGGCGCACAAAGATGTTTTGCTCCAAGTTTTGCGCGATATTTATTCCGATGAAACAGTCGGCCCGTTTTTGGGTTTCAAAGGCGGTACGGCGGCATATTTATTTTACGGGCTGGATCGTTTTTCCGTGGATTTGGATTTCGATTTGCTTGATGTTGGGGAAAAAGAATATGTTTTTGGCCGCATAAAAGAAATAATACAAAAATACGGAGTCGTTAAAGATTCCAGAATTAAAAGATTTAATTTGTTTTTTTTGCTTTCATACCGCGACAAGCAAAAAAGCGCGCAAAATGTTAAAATTGAAATCAATCATCGCTGTTTTGATTCCCGCTACGAAGTGAAATCATATATGGGGATTCCGATGAAAGTGGCAATCCAGGAAGATATGTTCGCTTGCAAATTGGTCGCGATGTACGATCGCCTGGGGAGAACCAATCGTGATATTTTTGATGTTTGGTTTTTCAAAAAAAATATGTGGCCGATAAATAAAGAAATTGTGGAGAAAAAGTCAAAAATGACTTATGGCGATTTGCTGGAAAAATCCATTGCGAAGTTGGAAAAATTTAATAATAAAAATATTTTGGATGGTTTGGGCGAGTTGTTGAACAATAAGCAAAAAGATTGGGTTCGGTCAAATTTGTTGAAAGATGTTATTTTTTATTTGAAGTTAATGGCTAACGAAGGAAAAATATGA
- a CDS encoding ribonucleoside triphosphate reductase: MENKITKVQKRDGRIVDFDFDRIINAIFKAVTATGQGDEAKAKKIADEVLKIFNRRFKNDGIPSVEQIQDIIEEVLIMDGLVDTAKSYILYREQRRRIRDAAVASDEAMERVDQYLEKMDWEVQENANMAFSLQGLNHYAVSYTVKKYWLNKIYPKEIREANESGDFHLHNLDTLAPYCSGWDLYDFLRRGFGGTPGKLESVPPKHLRTVLGQIVNFIYTLAGEVAGAVSFSNFDTLVAPFIRYDNLTYLQVKQAMQEFLFNMATPTRVGFQCPFSNITLDLTPAPSFAKQPVIIGGVPQDKTYGEFQEEMNMLNRAFYEVMLDGDKNQRVFTFPIPTVSITKNFDWDNPALEPMWEATAKYGINYFTNYINSDMSPEDVRSMCCRLRLDLTELHNRGGGGLFGSGALTGSIGVVTINMPRIGYLSKTKKEFFERLGHLMDLAKESLELKRKVIENYIEKGLYPYSRHYLSNIKKSRGAYYGNHFSTIGLVGMNEMLVNFLGENIASHKGRAFALEVMDFMRARMVEYQKETNNIYNLEATPGESTAYRLCLKDKAKYPDIAAAGTKKSPYYTNSSQLPVNFTDDVFEALKLQDDIQCRYNGGTVQHLFLGERLSDIQSVKSLVKKIFTKFRLPYITLTPTFSICPTHGYIEGEHFTCPKCTIEQPCEVYTRVVGYLRPVGQFNLGKQQEYKDRKEYKVKKESIA; the protein is encoded by the coding sequence ATGGAAAATAAAATCACCAAAGTGCAGAAGCGGGATGGGCGAATCGTGGATTTTGATTTTGACCGGATAATCAACGCAATATTCAAAGCGGTCACGGCTACCGGCCAAGGAGACGAAGCCAAGGCCAAAAAGATTGCCGATGAAGTTTTGAAAATTTTCAACCGCCGGTTCAAGAACGACGGCATTCCTTCGGTTGAACAAATACAGGATATCATCGAGGAGGTTTTGATTATGGACGGCTTGGTGGACACGGCCAAATCCTACATTCTTTACCGCGAACAGCGCCGCCGTATCCGCGACGCGGCCGTGGCCAGCGATGAAGCGATGGAGCGCGTGGACCAATATCTGGAAAAGATGGATTGGGAAGTGCAGGAAAACGCCAATATGGCTTTTTCTTTGCAGGGATTGAACCATTACGCGGTTTCTTACACCGTCAAGAAATACTGGCTGAATAAAATTTATCCCAAAGAAATCCGCGAAGCCAACGAATCGGGTGATTTCCATTTGCACAATTTGGACACTTTGGCGCCTTATTGTTCCGGGTGGGACTTGTATGACTTTTTGCGCCGCGGGTTTGGCGGTACGCCGGGAAAACTGGAATCCGTCCCGCCCAAGCATTTGCGCACGGTCTTGGGGCAAATCGTCAATTTCATTTATACTTTGGCGGGCGAGGTTGCCGGCGCGGTTTCGTTTTCCAATTTCGATACTTTGGTGGCGCCTTTTATCCGTTATGACAATTTAACTTATTTGCAGGTCAAGCAGGCGATGCAGGAATTTTTGTTCAATATGGCCACGCCGACGCGCGTGGGTTTTCAGTGTCCGTTTTCCAATATTACTCTTGATCTGACTCCGGCGCCGTCGTTTGCCAAACAGCCGGTGATTATCGGCGGCGTGCCGCAAGATAAAACCTATGGCGAATTCCAGGAAGAGATGAATATGCTCAATCGCGCGTTTTACGAAGTGATGCTGGATGGCGATAAAAATCAGCGCGTTTTTACATTTCCGATTCCAACCGTGAGCATTACCAAGAATTTTGATTGGGATAATCCCGCGCTGGAGCCGATGTGGGAAGCCACGGCCAAATACGGAATAAATTATTTTACCAACTATATCAATTCCGATATGAGTCCCGAGGATGTGCGCAGTATGTGCTGCCGGTTGCGGCTTGATTTGACCGAATTGCACAATCGCGGCGGTGGCGGATTGTTCGGCTCGGGCGCGCTGACGGGTTCTATCGGCGTGGTGACGATCAATATGCCGCGCATCGGCTATCTTTCCAAAACCAAGAAAGAGTTTTTTGAACGCTTGGGACATCTGATGGATCTGGCCAAGGAAAGCTTGGAACTCAAGCGCAAGGTGATTGAAAATTACATTGAAAAAGGATTATATCCTTATTCGCGCCACTATCTTTCCAATATCAAAAAGTCGCGCGGAGCTTATTACGGCAACCATTTTTCAACCATCGGCTTGGTCGGGATGAATGAAATGCTGGTGAACTTTTTGGGCGAAAACATCGCGTCGCACAAAGGCCGGGCGTTTGCCTTGGAAGTGATGGATTTTATGCGCGCGCGCATGGTGGAATATCAAAAGGAAACCAATAACATTTACAATCTGGAAGCCACCCCGGGCGAATCAACGGCTTACCGCTTGTGCTTGAAAGACAAGGCCAAGTATCCCGACATTGCCGCGGCCGGCACCAAGAAAAGCCCGTATTACACCAATTCAAGCCAATTGCCGGTAAACTTTACCGATGATGTGTTCGAAGCGTTGAAGTTGCAGGATGACATCCAATGCCGCTATAACGGCGGTACGGTTCAGCATTTGTTTTTGGGCGAACGGTTGAGCGACATCCAGAGCGTCAAATCATTGGTGAAAAAGATTTTCACGAAATTTCGTTTGCCCTATATTACGCTGACGCCGACATTTTCGATTTGCCCGACCCACGGATATATCGAAGGCGAACATTTCACTTGTCCCAAGTGCACGATTGAACAGCCCTGCGAAGTCTATACCAGGGTGGTGGGTTATCTCCGCCCGGTGGGCCAGTTCAATTTGGGCAAACAGCAAGAATACAAAGACCGCAAAGAATATAAAGTGAAAAAAGAATCGATTGCCTAA
- a CDS encoding dockerin type I repeat-containing protein produces the protein MNKKIKKTKKMDRKNMAKLFFVVPVLFVISFVPSVYGATIPSSSPSARSAQAIEQNMPPSTKGQGISIKAMDAIVSDIITFSEFSVETAITDEYKGKGIIFGGSSPFITQDGSNPTSPVLSGSPLFQGAIEGRFVDKKDGVTPIVVHSFSLDAGYFDNIGSVRIRWFDSKGEVLGQRINSQFGIEHFVITGGNIARWRIETVADEPAGYAIDNVSFVSVGPSILFREKNDDMKDGTWGLQKDQIPGYDHSAFQINNLVYESHPGYLTGTYESSDGFERAGVQSINGVQAQHSKGTFLHDAFVGEPTAVVATEDIPISEELAEAMEAAIKTRTGDTFRFIDFSFPEGISDTLSPEAQKGRDNSFTCVGLVEWAAETVGYRNGAGFIPNDLESMEATFGGKKYLIPLLSPELLLHALKTENTFANIKNWFHGMFDPVDFIITDPLGRQMGYTSATGELNDIPGSFYSGNGKIEQFLLTNPLPGEYSVRFYGLGAGVMGAMGGASSTIEFDETIPAGEERVIKYRVEIAKGGLGDVNGDGQINGLDITALQEDLNTYYEGLFSSGDLNGDGFFSQIDVDLLNQLIVHLESLNTDTVPPTTALVASGAGGPIWFRSDIAIVFAAKDDAEGTGVVKTEYSLDNDTTWQKYTMPFTLAGEGKHVVQYRSTDNAGNTEETKTAELYIDLTAPEAKIMADIALKDLFVAGKDNLGSVTVTKTASGYMIKDEAGHTTKLVLKKSFSNKMLAYAQLTGIQYDSAPLVTLPQSTFVYVWIPINPQAVLTNQTVVASKTFMINATYVKLLNKTNIVVLQNSKQVDKRTFPGLKLVMLITSKGAVGYEL, from the coding sequence TTGAATAAAAAAATAAAAAAAACAAAAAAAATGGATAGAAAAAATATGGCCAAGTTATTTTTTGTCGTTCCCGTGTTGTTTGTAATAAGTTTTGTTCCATCGGTATACGGGGCTACCATACCAAGTTCTTCTCCATCCGCGCGTTCGGCGCAGGCAATAGAACAAAATATGCCGCCGAGTACTAAAGGGCAAGGCATTTCAATTAAAGCAATGGATGCCATCGTGAGCGACATTATCACTTTTAGTGAATTTTCCGTAGAGACGGCTATCACGGATGAATACAAAGGCAAAGGTATTATCTTTGGTGGTTCCAGTCCTTTTATTACCCAAGATGGTTCAAACCCGACAAGCCCCGTTCTTTCCGGTTCTCCTCTTTTCCAGGGAGCGATAGAGGGCCGGTTTGTTGATAAAAAAGACGGCGTAACGCCGATTGTAGTCCATTCCTTCTCTCTCGACGCTGGTTATTTCGATAACATAGGTTCGGTACGCATCCGGTGGTTTGATTCTAAGGGTGAAGTGCTTGGACAGCGCATTAACTCTCAATTCGGCATTGAACACTTTGTTATAACCGGAGGAAATATCGCACGGTGGAGAATTGAAACCGTAGCTGATGAACCAGCGGGATACGCCATAGACAATGTTTCATTTGTGTCGGTTGGCCCATCAATACTGTTCCGCGAAAAAAATGATGATATGAAAGATGGCACATGGGGCCTACAAAAGGATCAAATACCCGGTTATGACCATTCTGCATTTCAGATAAATAACCTGGTGTATGAATCGCATCCCGGGTATCTTACAGGGACATATGAATCAAGCGACGGATTTGAAAGGGCAGGCGTACAGTCCATAAACGGTGTACAAGCGCAACACTCCAAGGGAACATTTTTGCACGATGCGTTTGTCGGAGAGCCGACTGCTGTTGTTGCCACCGAAGACATACCAATTTCGGAAGAACTTGCAGAGGCAATGGAGGCGGCTATTAAAACTCGCACGGGGGACACTTTTCGCTTTATAGATTTTAGCTTTCCCGAAGGAATATCCGACACGCTTTCTCCCGAGGCACAAAAAGGCCGTGATAATTCGTTTACCTGCGTCGGGTTGGTGGAATGGGCGGCGGAAACTGTTGGTTATCGAAATGGCGCAGGTTTTATACCGAATGATTTAGAGTCAATGGAGGCTACATTTGGCGGAAAGAAGTACTTGATTCCCTTGCTTTCTCCTGAATTGCTTCTGCATGCGCTCAAGACAGAAAATACATTTGCGAATATAAAGAATTGGTTCCATGGCATGTTTGATCCGGTTGATTTTATTATCACTGATCCGCTGGGTCGGCAAATGGGCTATACTTCTGCTACGGGAGAACTGAATGATATCCCGGGTTCTTTCTATAGCGGCAATGGAAAGATTGAACAATTCCTTCTTACCAATCCGCTCCCCGGCGAGTATTCGGTACGGTTCTATGGCCTTGGTGCGGGGGTGATGGGTGCCATGGGAGGCGCAAGCTCAACAATAGAATTTGATGAGACAATCCCTGCCGGAGAAGAACGGGTGATAAAATATCGCGTGGAAATTGCAAAAGGTGGGCTAGGCGATGTCAATGGCGATGGCCAGATAAATGGACTTGACATTACGGCACTTCAGGAAGATCTCAATACATATTATGAAGGTCTATTTAGTAGCGGGGACCTTAACGGTGACGGGTTTTTTTCGCAAATAGATGTTGACCTGCTTAATCAGCTTATTGTACATCTCGAATCTCTGAATACAGATACTGTACCTCCCACCACTGCCCTCGTTGCTTCCGGTGCCGGTGGCCCCATATGGTTCCGCTCCGACATTGCTATAGTTTTTGCCGCAAAGGATGATGCGGAAGGAACCGGCGTTGTAAAGACAGAGTACTCACTTGACAATGATACAACATGGCAAAAATACACAATGCCTTTTACCTTGGCAGGCGAGGGAAAACATGTCGTGCAGTATCGCTCGACCGATAATGCGGGAAATACTGAAGAAACAAAGACTGCGGAATTGTACATTGACCTTACCGCCCCGGAAGCAAAAATTATGGCAGACATCGCATTAAAAGACTTGTTCGTGGCAGGTAAAGACAATCTTGGAAGCGTCACTGTGACAAAGACTGCTTCTGGGTATATGATTAAAGATGAGGCGGGACACACCACCAAGCTTGTGTTAAAAAAGTCTTTTAGCAACAAAATGCTCGCATACGCTCAGCTTACCGGCATACAGTATGACTCCGCGCCGCTTGTGACTCTTCCGCAATCGACTTTCGTTTATGTCTGGATACCGATCAATCCGCAGGCAGTTCTTACCAACCAAACCGTAGTCGCAAGTAAAACCTTCATGATAAACGCGACTTATGTTAAACTCCTTAACAAAACAAATATCGTCGTGCTTCAAAACAGCAAACAGGTCGATAAAAGAACATTCCCTGGCCTCAAGCTTGTAATGCTTATCACATCAAAAGGTGCGGTGGGATATGAATTATAA
- the ftsZ gene encoding cell division protein FtsZ, with protein sequence MFNPINIKVLGVGGSGCNAIGRMEKDRIRGVELVALNSDYQDLKKVKADAKIQIGRKLTQGLGTGMNPEMGRKAAEEQREEIKKAIEGAGMVFVACGLGGGTGSGAAPVVAEIAKNSGALTVAVVTRPFSFEGSYRQRVAQESIDSIKGKVDSLISISNDKLLATLNPNTTLTNAFWICDEILRQAVQSISDLVLSPGIINVDFADVRSILKDSGRAVFGIGRAKGEKRAEAAARAAIESPLFDVPARGAKGVLFNVSGGADISLSEIEESAKIITSEINPQARVIFGAVHDQTLPKGEIKITVVATGF encoded by the coding sequence ATGTTTAATCCAATCAACATAAAAGTGCTGGGGGTGGGGGGATCGGGGTGCAACGCGATCGGAAGGATGGAAAAGGATCGTATCCGCGGCGTGGAATTGGTCGCGCTGAATTCCGATTATCAAGATTTGAAAAAGGTCAAAGCCGACGCCAAAATCCAGATTGGCCGCAAACTGACGCAGGGATTGGGAACCGGCATGAATCCGGAAATGGGCCGCAAAGCCGCCGAAGAACAGCGCGAAGAAATAAAAAAAGCGATTGAAGGCGCGGGAATGGTTTTTGTCGCTTGCGGCTTGGGCGGCGGTACGGGTTCGGGCGCGGCGCCGGTGGTTGCCGAAATCGCCAAAAATTCGGGAGCGTTAACCGTGGCGGTGGTAACCCGGCCGTTTTCGTTTGAAGGTTCATACCGCCAGCGCGTCGCCCAGGAAAGCATTGATTCAATCAAGGGCAAGGTTGATTCGCTGATTTCGATTTCCAACGACAAATTGCTGGCAACGCTTAATCCCAACACGACTTTGACCAACGCGTTTTGGATTTGCGACGAAATTTTGCGCCAGGCGGTGCAAAGCATTTCGGATTTGGTTTTATCGCCGGGCATAATCAATGTCGATTTTGCGGATGTGAGATCGATTCTTAAAGATTCCGGCCGCGCGGTTTTCGGCATCGGTCGGGCCAAAGGCGAAAAGCGGGCCGAAGCGGCGGCCCGGGCGGCGATTGAATCGCCGCTGTTTGATGTTCCGGCGCGCGGCGCCAAGGGCGTGTTATTCAATGTTTCCGGCGGCGCCGACATCAGTCTTTCCGAAATTGAAGAATCGGCAAAAATCATAACTTCGGAAATCAATCCGCAGGCGCGGGTGATTTTCGGTGCGGTTCACGACCAAACTTTGCCCAAAGGCGAAATCAAGATCACGGTCGTGGCCACGGGCTTCTGA
- the ftsA gene encoding cell division protein FtsA, translated as MAKFPILITGLDIGTSSIKIVVAQKKAAGEGLDTIYAGQRPSRGVRRGVVVDVEAAARCVQEVVKDAELAVGRKLPGAYISVGGSHIFCTPSHGLVSVSRADGNISAEDVDRVLQAARTISLSSNKEIVDVYPREFAVDGESGVKDAIGMRGVRLEAEVLIVAGFTPYLRNSDQTVLKGGLEILNRAPSVIAAAAAALSDQQKELGVAILDIGAGTSSLAVYEEGDLLHMAVLPVGSSNITNDIAIGAKTDIETAERLKIEKGICVFKGGDKKIYLSAEQGGEEAKEHSSNAGQPSFSRNLGGSSRGRDGGAAIFSQRLISKIIQERVAEIFELANKELKKISRDKKLPAGIVLTGGGVKLPRIEELARKTFQLTVSVGVPRGFDNIDQDPALAAACGLAAAGWKEQEDESGGVSPRFSMNGNGWDKIKKFFKIFIP; from the coding sequence ATGGCAAAATTTCCAATACTAATTACCGGTTTGGATATCGGTACCAGTTCTATAAAGATCGTGGTGGCCCAGAAAAAGGCGGCCGGAGAGGGGTTGGACACTATCTACGCGGGACAGCGTCCGTCGCGGGGAGTGAGGCGCGGAGTGGTGGTCGATGTCGAAGCCGCGGCGCGATGCGTGCAAGAAGTTGTCAAAGACGCCGAGCTGGCGGTGGGCCGCAAGTTGCCCGGGGCGTATATCAGCGTGGGCGGCAGCCATATATTTTGCACGCCTTCCCACGGGTTGGTATCGGTTTCCCGGGCCGATGGCAATATCTCCGCCGAAGATGTCGATCGGGTTTTGCAGGCGGCGCGCACGATTTCGTTGTCATCGAACAAGGAAATCGTCGATGTTTATCCGCGCGAATTCGCGGTCGACGGCGAAAGCGGAGTGAAGGACGCGATCGGTATGCGCGGAGTGAGGTTGGAAGCGGAGGTTTTGATCGTGGCGGGGTTCACTCCTTATTTGAGAAATTCCGATCAAACGGTTCTAAAAGGCGGTTTGGAGATATTGAATCGCGCGCCGTCGGTGATCGCGGCCGCGGCCGCGGCGCTGTCCGATCAGCAAAAAGAATTGGGCGTGGCGATATTGGATATCGGCGCCGGCACATCAAGTCTTGCGGTTTATGAAGAAGGCGATCTTCTGCATATGGCCGTTTTGCCGGTCGGATCGTCGAATATTACCAACGATATTGCCATCGGCGCCAAGACTGATATTGAAACCGCCGAGCGTTTGAAAATAGAAAAAGGAATTTGCGTTTTCAAGGGCGGCGACAAAAAGATTTATCTGAGCGCGGAACAAGGAGGGGAAGAGGCGAAGGAACACTCTTCCAATGCCGGACAGCCGTCGTTTTCGCGAAACTTGGGCGGGTCAAGCCGGGGACGGGACGGCGGAGCCGCGATTTTTTCGCAAAGGTTGATTTCAAAAATAATTCAGGAAAGAGTGGCCGAGATTTTTGAATTGGCGAATAAGGAATTGAAAAAAATCAGCCGCGATAAAAAATTGCCGGCGGGCATTGTGCTCACCGGCGGCGGAGTGAAATTGCCGCGTATCGAGGAACTGGCAAGGAAAACATTTCAATTGACCGTGAGCGTGGGCGTGCCGCGCGGGTTTGACAATATCGATCAGGATCCGGCGTTGGCGGCGGCCTGCGGATTGGCCGCGGCGGGGTGGAAAGAGCAGGAGGATGAGAGCGGAGGCGTTTCGCCGCGTTTCTCGATGAACGGCAATGGCTGGGACAAAATAAAAAAGTTTTTCAAGATATTCATACCGTAG